From Microplitis mediator isolate UGA2020A chromosome 11, iyMicMedi2.1, whole genome shotgun sequence, one genomic window encodes:
- the LOC130677935 gene encoding probable sodium/potassium/calcium exchanger CG1090 isoform X1: MSPATESKTPNMRRRLSRRDKWPLHLGLFFTYILIQLATSSYSASTSPPVDSTPASTTQFIPTSTFKSTTAAAAAAAEQKKEVTQDPKVVEPAKEKPKVETTPVPKTKEPTKNKSNEREPVVKKEIDGTTNATQARTTVSPKSVHPTWRPKRDNCSAPAIEQFPRPLMGPGARKHGGLIIHILVAVYTFFGLAIVCDDYFVASLDRICEELRLTPDVAGATFMAAGSSAPELATVIIGVFFAKDDIGVSGVIGSAVFNIMFVISVCGLCTSTVSKLNWWPLCRDSFFYFISILIMLGTIYNEIISWPESLFMLIMYGVYCVVLSYNSRLERWAKSYNLPFLPKDDEPAEESALVSYRSLQEDRTSYTGPNSPVTEQVAAQGGVGFESTQQQQQQQAPPAPKQPEYYKAKEPDPNEVSPLERPTEGGQWALFKWGLVYPIHYTCRATMPDCRQEKWRSWYPFTFCVSMIWISFYSYIMVWMITIIGNTLGIPDTVMGLTFVAAGVSVPDALSSLAVIKEGLGDMAVSNAVGSNVFDILVCLGLPWFIQTAMIQPGSHVNVTSRGLTYSTLSLLSTVVFLVVATHLNGWKLDRRYGVILMIWYLIFIIFASLYELNVFGQMNPPVCPSVF, translated from the exons ATGTCACCTGCTACCGAAAGTAAG actCCAAACATGCGGAGACGATTATCACGTCGAGATAAATGGCCTTTGCATTTGGGATTATTTTTTACGTACATCCTTATCCAATTAGCGACGTCATCATACTCGGCGTCGACGTCGCCTCCTGTAGACTCAACGCCAGCTTCTACGACACAATTTATTCCTACATCAACATTTAAatcaacaacagcagcagcagcagcagcagctgaACAGAAGAAAGAAGTAACCCAGGATCCTAAAGTTGTTGAGCCAGCGAAGGAGAAGCCGAAAGTTGAAACGACCCCGGTGCCTAAGACAAAAGAGCCCACTAAGAACAAGTCAAATGAGCGGGAGCCGGTGGTTAAAAAAGAAATCGACGGTACAACGAATGCG acTCAAGCTCGTACGACTGTTTCTCCAAAGTCAGTCCACCCGACATGGAGACCTAAGCGTGATAATTGCAGCGCACCTGCTATCGAACAATTTCCCCGACCGCTGATGGGTCCCGGTGCTAGAAAACACGGCGGTCTTATCATTCATATCCTCGTGGCAGTTTACACATTTTTCGGACTCGCGATTGTCTGCGATGATTATTTTGTCGCGAGTTTGGACCGCATTTGTGAAGAATTGAGACTGACACCAGACGTTGCGGGCGCGACATTTATGGCAGCTGGTTCATCAGCTCCAGAATTAGCGACCGTTATTATCGGTGTATTTTTTGCAAAAGATGACATTGGTGTCAGTGGAGTAATTGGTAGCGCGGTATTTAATATAATGTTCGTTATATCAGTTTGCGGTTTGTGCACATCGACGGTGTCGAAACTCAACTGGTGGCCGCTTTGCCGTGACAGTTTCTTTTACTTCATCTCTATTCTTATAATGCTCGGGACTATTTACAATGAAATAATATCTTG gcCAGAGTCACTTTTTATGCTCATCATGTACGGAGTTTATTGCGTCGTTTTGTCGTACAACAGTCGTCTTGAACGTTGGGCCAAGTCTTACAATTTGCCATTTCTCCCTAAAGATGACGAGCCTGCAGAAGAAAGTGCGCTGGTTAGTTACAGGTCTCTTCAAGAAGACAGAACGTCTTACACGGGACCTAATTCTCCTGTTACTGAACAAGTCGCAGCACAAGGtg GTGTAGGATTTGAATCAacacaacagcagcagcagcaacaagcGCCTCCAGCACCAAAACAACCCGAATACTACAAAGCAAAAGAACCAGACCCAAATGAAGTATCACCTCTAGAGCGACCTACTGAAGGTGGACAGTGGGCTCTGTTCAAATGGGGCCTGGTTTATCCAATTCATTACACATGTCGCGCAACAATGCCCGATTGCCGACAGGAAAAGTGGCGTAGCTGGTATCCATTTACATTCTGTGTCTCTATGATATGGATTAGCTTCTACAGTTACATAATGGTCTGGATGATAACGATAATTGGCAA CACATTGGGGATCCCGGACACGGTAATGGGCTTAACGTTTGTGGCCGCTGGTGTGAGTGTTCCCGACGCTCTGTCCTCTTTGGCTGTCATCAAAGAGGGACTCGGTGATATGGCTGTCAGTAACGCAGTCGGCAGCAATGTCTTTGATATTCTCGTGTGTCTTGGACTACCCTGGTTCATCCAAACTGCCATGATTCAACCCGGTTCTCATGTCAATGTCACCAGtagag gtCTTACATACTCAACTCTGTCGCTACTATCAACTGTTGTCTTTCTCGTGGTCGCGACTCATTTGAACGGTTGGAAATTAGATCGAAGATACGGCGTGATCTTGATGATATGGTACcttattttcataatattcGCTTCTCTATACGAGCTCAATGTCTTCGGTCAAATGAATCCACCAGTTTGTCCCAgcgtattttaa
- the LOC130677935 gene encoding probable sodium/potassium/calcium exchanger CG1090 isoform X2, which produces MTPNMRRRLSRRDKWPLHLGLFFTYILIQLATSSYSASTSPPVDSTPASTTQFIPTSTFKSTTAAAAAAAEQKKEVTQDPKVVEPAKEKPKVETTPVPKTKEPTKNKSNEREPVVKKEIDGTTNATQARTTVSPKSVHPTWRPKRDNCSAPAIEQFPRPLMGPGARKHGGLIIHILVAVYTFFGLAIVCDDYFVASLDRICEELRLTPDVAGATFMAAGSSAPELATVIIGVFFAKDDIGVSGVIGSAVFNIMFVISVCGLCTSTVSKLNWWPLCRDSFFYFISILIMLGTIYNEIISWPESLFMLIMYGVYCVVLSYNSRLERWAKSYNLPFLPKDDEPAEESALVSYRSLQEDRTSYTGPNSPVTEQVAAQGGVGFESTQQQQQQQAPPAPKQPEYYKAKEPDPNEVSPLERPTEGGQWALFKWGLVYPIHYTCRATMPDCRQEKWRSWYPFTFCVSMIWISFYSYIMVWMITIIGNTLGIPDTVMGLTFVAAGVSVPDALSSLAVIKEGLGDMAVSNAVGSNVFDILVCLGLPWFIQTAMIQPGSHVNVTSRGLTYSTLSLLSTVVFLVVATHLNGWKLDRRYGVILMIWYLIFIIFASLYELNVFGQMNPPVCPSVF; this is translated from the exons atg actCCAAACATGCGGAGACGATTATCACGTCGAGATAAATGGCCTTTGCATTTGGGATTATTTTTTACGTACATCCTTATCCAATTAGCGACGTCATCATACTCGGCGTCGACGTCGCCTCCTGTAGACTCAACGCCAGCTTCTACGACACAATTTATTCCTACATCAACATTTAAatcaacaacagcagcagcagcagcagcagctgaACAGAAGAAAGAAGTAACCCAGGATCCTAAAGTTGTTGAGCCAGCGAAGGAGAAGCCGAAAGTTGAAACGACCCCGGTGCCTAAGACAAAAGAGCCCACTAAGAACAAGTCAAATGAGCGGGAGCCGGTGGTTAAAAAAGAAATCGACGGTACAACGAATGCG acTCAAGCTCGTACGACTGTTTCTCCAAAGTCAGTCCACCCGACATGGAGACCTAAGCGTGATAATTGCAGCGCACCTGCTATCGAACAATTTCCCCGACCGCTGATGGGTCCCGGTGCTAGAAAACACGGCGGTCTTATCATTCATATCCTCGTGGCAGTTTACACATTTTTCGGACTCGCGATTGTCTGCGATGATTATTTTGTCGCGAGTTTGGACCGCATTTGTGAAGAATTGAGACTGACACCAGACGTTGCGGGCGCGACATTTATGGCAGCTGGTTCATCAGCTCCAGAATTAGCGACCGTTATTATCGGTGTATTTTTTGCAAAAGATGACATTGGTGTCAGTGGAGTAATTGGTAGCGCGGTATTTAATATAATGTTCGTTATATCAGTTTGCGGTTTGTGCACATCGACGGTGTCGAAACTCAACTGGTGGCCGCTTTGCCGTGACAGTTTCTTTTACTTCATCTCTATTCTTATAATGCTCGGGACTATTTACAATGAAATAATATCTTG gcCAGAGTCACTTTTTATGCTCATCATGTACGGAGTTTATTGCGTCGTTTTGTCGTACAACAGTCGTCTTGAACGTTGGGCCAAGTCTTACAATTTGCCATTTCTCCCTAAAGATGACGAGCCTGCAGAAGAAAGTGCGCTGGTTAGTTACAGGTCTCTTCAAGAAGACAGAACGTCTTACACGGGACCTAATTCTCCTGTTACTGAACAAGTCGCAGCACAAGGtg GTGTAGGATTTGAATCAacacaacagcagcagcagcaacaagcGCCTCCAGCACCAAAACAACCCGAATACTACAAAGCAAAAGAACCAGACCCAAATGAAGTATCACCTCTAGAGCGACCTACTGAAGGTGGACAGTGGGCTCTGTTCAAATGGGGCCTGGTTTATCCAATTCATTACACATGTCGCGCAACAATGCCCGATTGCCGACAGGAAAAGTGGCGTAGCTGGTATCCATTTACATTCTGTGTCTCTATGATATGGATTAGCTTCTACAGTTACATAATGGTCTGGATGATAACGATAATTGGCAA CACATTGGGGATCCCGGACACGGTAATGGGCTTAACGTTTGTGGCCGCTGGTGTGAGTGTTCCCGACGCTCTGTCCTCTTTGGCTGTCATCAAAGAGGGACTCGGTGATATGGCTGTCAGTAACGCAGTCGGCAGCAATGTCTTTGATATTCTCGTGTGTCTTGGACTACCCTGGTTCATCCAAACTGCCATGATTCAACCCGGTTCTCATGTCAATGTCACCAGtagag gtCTTACATACTCAACTCTGTCGCTACTATCAACTGTTGTCTTTCTCGTGGTCGCGACTCATTTGAACGGTTGGAAATTAGATCGAAGATACGGCGTGATCTTGATGATATGGTACcttattttcataatattcGCTTCTCTATACGAGCTCAATGTCTTCGGTCAAATGAATCCACCAGTTTGTCCCAgcgtattttaa